In the Candidatus Binataceae bacterium genome, TAAATGCTTCCCGCGATATACTCACTCTGCGCAAGGCGCCGGTCGAGCACATCGAGCTGTCGCTTCACCTCCATGGCAAACCGGTCGATTGCGTATTCGATCTTCTCCGGGGCGTAGGCATAGAAGTGCCCGAACCCGCCGCCCAGGTAAGGCGCACTGCCCATTTGCCAGAAGAGCCATGACAGGCATTCGGCGCGCGCCGCGGCCTCGGTTGGCACGAAGGCGCCGAACTTCTCAGCGAGGTAGAGCAGGATCGCGCCGGATTCGAAAACCCGAATCGGCGTGGCGCCGCTGCGATCCAGCAGCGCCGGGATCTTGGAGTTCGGGTTTATGGCGACGAAGCCGCTGCCAAACTGATCTCCCGCGCCGATATTGATCAGCCACGCGTCGTACTCCGCGCCGCTGTGCCCCAAGGCCAGGAGTTCCTCCAACATTATCGTGACTTTCACGCCGTTCGGCGTGCCGAGAGAATAGAGCTGCAAGGGATGGCGCCCGACGGGCAGATCCTTGTCGTGTGTTGGTCCTGCGATGGGTCGGTTGATGTTTGCGAACCGTCCGCCGCTCGCCTTGTTCCAGGTCCATACTTTGGGAGGAATATATTCGCTCATCGCTCACTTCTTTCACCGGTTAGACAATCGGGATGCGCGATTACTCCAACTGATTGGTTTTGTCTGCTGCGAGAAAGCATCCTAAGGGACTGCGCTCCCAACAGTTTAATGCCGTTCGGCGGATGTTTCCAAGCGCTCCAGCGTTCCGGCCATATCGCTTCGAGGGAATCTTTCGATGGCCACGCTTCTCTGCGATGCCGGGTTGCCAGGGGCCCGGTCGCGGCATACGAAGTGAGCGGCAAGACCACGAATATCGCGAGGCGTCTCATTGTTAGGAGTGTGAGATAGCCTTGCCCATAAGTCGTAGGAAGAACTTGGCTTCTACTCCGCGATCCCCGGCAATCTTAACTGACCTCCGACATGGAAGGTCTAATAACCAGGGCCGCTTTCCCATTCACCTCCAGCTTTAAGTGCCGCCTTGCGCAGAATGGAAGTCGCGCGCATCACATGATATGAAGGGGATTGGACTTGATTCTCTCCAGGAAGGTTAAACGTGAGTATCGAAAGCATCGTACAAGAACTGAAGAAAGAACGAGATCAGCTCGATCGCGCGATCGCTGCGCTGGAAGGCCCTAACTCCGCTCCTCGGAAGACCGGAAGGCCGAAGAGCTCAGCACCGAGCGCTGACAACAAAAAGCGCGCTGGTGGCATTACTGCGGCGGGTCGAAAAAGACTTTCGGAAGCTATGAAGAAGCGCTGGGCCGAGCGGCGAAAGAAAGGTTAACTGAACCGTTGCGGCCAGACCCTTGCGTCTCGCGCTTGCAGATGGGCGAGACGCAAGGTTGCTTTTGCCTTAATCAAATATCAGCCGACTGATTCATATCCGTCACCTTGATGCGCTTTTGAGCGAAGGTAACGCTTCACTCCCTTTCGAATTCCCGGTTCAGAAGAAAACATCGCCGGATAACAGGTGCCTTCGCGAATTGACCCTCGGCTGAATGCACTTGAGGTACCGATATCAAGAATTGGATCAGCCGAGGCGCCGGCGGGCTGAGGCTTCGGCCTTGTGCAAAAAAGTCGTGAAGCCATCGCCTGGAGGCATGATCGAGTTTTGCATCATGATCAAACCGATTTGCCCGCGATGGTATTCGCCATGAACTGTTATGTGCATCAGCATTTCTTCGCGTGACATGCGGCCCGGCAAGCCATCGGTAAAAGTAAAGTCGATGAGCTCGGCCAACTGCGCTTCATTCAGAAGCGATACATAGTTGATGTACCATTGATCGCTGGTCATGATCGCCGCGGATAGTTCTTCGATCGATGGCGCCTGGCCCGGGTTGGGCGAGCTGTATCCGTGCTCGGTTCCCGTCAAGTTCCCCGCGAAGATCCGGTCGACAGTATAAGTGTGGTTGAGGACCCGGATGGCGATCTCCTTTGCCGGAGAGGTATCGTCAAATTGTCGCATTGCCGCGAGAACCTCGTGGTTGGCCTTTGCCTTGTAGCTGAATATTCGTTCCAGCGTGCTGACTTGGTCCATGTTCCTGCTCCTTGTCCAGGTAATGGTATTTCGATCAGACTGGTTGCGAGGGCTTCCTTGCGGTCACGGTGCGTGCGGGTGGGAACGTCCAAAAACTGAGACCGGAAATTTCCACATCAACCATCTCCGATTTGCGCAACTCGTCGGCGTAGAGCCTGCTCCCGTTTAAGTCGGAAATCGCCACTTGGCCGCCGGGATTGAGGGTGCGCACGATTTCACGAATTGCTTCGCGGCGTCCTTCGTGGCTGGGAACGTTATGGATTGCGAAGTGGGCGACGGCGGCGTCGAAGCTGCGGTCGGCGAAGGGCATTTTGCACATGTCCCCGTCATGAACGCTGACTCGCTGCGCGACTCCTTCCAGCGCGGCATTTGTCAGCGTGGCTTCACGCGAATTGTCGGACTGCTGCCACTGCGACCACAGATCGATGCCTACCGCGCGACCTCGCGGCAGCAGCTTGGCGGCGGCAATCAGCAGGAGCCCGTGGCCACAACCGACATCGAGCACGGTTTCGTCGCCGCCGAGCTTGAGGCGCGCGATAATGCGGTCGCGTGCGTGGAACTTGCCGAAGCGGCTGCTGGCGAACATGAGAACCGCGAGGACCAGAAAGCTCAAGCCAACAATTTGAAGCGTGCAAGCCAGGCCGAGGTGCTGGCTCACAGTCCATCGTTCGAGAAGGAAACCGCCGATCGCCGCCGCCGGGCCAACGACGAACATCGCGCGAACGGCTCTGCCTCCATCGAGACCATAATCGGGTGTTTGTCTACTCATGGGCCTGCTTCCTGTTGGTCCGGGCATCGTTGTTACTTGCGTTTCCATCATTGCTAGAATATAAGTGATCGCTCATAATCAGGAAACTCGCATTGTGAGCCGGAACCGATGGCGCTGAAACTGCAAACAAACCCCAGAAAATCCGCCTCTCAGGAGCGATCGCGTTCTACCGTCGATGCGCTTCTCGAAGCGACTACTCGCATTTTGATAAGAGAAGGTTACGAGCGGGCGAGCACCAACAGGATTGCCGAGGTGGCCGGCGTCAGTATCGGTTCGCTCTACCAGTACTTTCCGAGCAAGGAGGCGCTGGTGGCGGCGGTTATTGACCGCCACATGCAGGAAATTTCCGCGGTGACGCGCCAGGCCCTGGTCAAGGCGGCGGCGCTGCCGATCGAGGCCGCGGCGCGCGAATTCGTTTCAGTTGCGATCGACGGTCACCGCGTCAATCCGCGGCTGCATGGCGTGCTTGCGGAACAGATCCCGCGTGTCGGACGGCTCGAAAATATCG is a window encoding:
- the yghU gene encoding glutathione-dependent disulfide-bond oxidoreductase codes for the protein MSEYIPPKVWTWNKASGGRFANINRPIAGPTHDKDLPVGRHPLQLYSLGTPNGVKVTIMLEELLALGHSGAEYDAWLINIGAGDQFGSGFVAINPNSKIPALLDRSGATPIRVFESGAILLYLAEKFGAFVPTEAAARAECLSWLFWQMGSAPYLGGGFGHFYAYAPEKIEYAIDRFAMEVKRQLDVLDRRLAQSEYIAGSIYTIADMAIWPWYGGLAKGVLYGAAEFLSVPEYKNVNRWADSLMERPGVKRGRMVNRVYGEPSSQLHERHDAGDFDTRTQDKLAAKS
- a CDS encoding DinB family protein → MDQVSTLERIFSYKAKANHEVLAAMRQFDDTSPAKEIAIRVLNHTYTVDRIFAGNLTGTEHGYSSPNPGQAPSIEELSAAIMTSDQWYINYVSLLNEAQLAELIDFTFTDGLPGRMSREEMLMHITVHGEYHRGQIGLIMMQNSIMPPGDGFTTFLHKAEASARRRLG
- a CDS encoding class I SAM-dependent methyltransferase produces the protein MFVVGPAAAIGGFLLERWTVSQHLGLACTLQIVGLSFLVLAVLMFASSRFGKFHARDRIIARLKLGGDETVLDVGCGHGLLLIAAAKLLPRGRAVGIDLWSQWQQSDNSREATLTNAALEGVAQRVSVHDGDMCKMPFADRSFDAAVAHFAIHNVPSHEGRREAIREIVRTLNPGGQVAISDLNGSRLYADELRKSEMVDVEISGLSFWTFPPARTVTARKPSQPV
- a CDS encoding TetR/AcrR family transcriptional regulator, which produces MALKLQTNPRKSASQERSRSTVDALLEATTRILIREGYERASTNRIAEVAGVSIGSLYQYFPSKEALVAAVIDRHMQEISAVTRQALVKAAALPIEAAAREFVSVAIDGHRVNPRLHGVLAEQIPRVGRLENIEANVREGYQLVRGYLEAHRDEIDVADLDLAAFVLVTVVEALTHAAVLRRPDILADKKAQQFVDDVTRLVVRYLRTS